The following are from one region of the Planctomycetota bacterium genome:
- the dxs gene encoding 1-deoxy-D-xylulose-5-phosphate synthase, which produces MTRLLPSIMSPRDLADLSIEQLEQLAAEMRRSLCEVATTRTAHFASNLGVVELCLALHKVFDFSRDRLIWDTGHQIYPHKLITGRFARFATIRTRGGLMGYPNPDESPYDLFMTGHAGSSVSTALGLASGDDLCGRDDRRSVAVIGDGALPSGIVFEALNNAGFLKKRLLVILNDNKMSICPRVGALAEYLDVIRTNPWYRGIKQQAGEIIKGVPMVGESMERMLLNVKDSLKATLHGGMLFQALGVRYFGPVDGHSLPGLIRYLQLVKDEEGPVLLHVLTEKGHGFKPAADDPVFFHTPAPFECDDDDCVIAIKKSTARTYTDVASESIAKAMRRDQTVTVITAAMCQGNKLEPVRAEFPTRFFDVGICESHAVAFAAGQAKVGCRPIVDIYSTFLQRSYDQIFQEVCLQNLPVVFMLDRAGLTGPDGPTHHGSYDLGYLRLFPNITVLAPGDEHDMTAMLDWALTQPGPVAIRYPKAVVDHHRGERAPIASATAEFIRGGGDGLIVACGTLVGASLQAAALLSEEGLDVGVVNARFVKPLDPRLVERIEAAPWVVTVEENALPTGFGSAVLEACADAQAAAPRGAFVLPPVVRLGLPDRFVEHGERGELFAELGLDAAGIAARCRALAGRQAASLATPVAGR; this is translated from the coding sequence ATGACGCGGCTCCTTCCGTCGATCATGTCTCCGAGGGATCTGGCCGATCTGTCGATCGAGCAGCTCGAGCAGCTCGCCGCGGAGATGCGGCGGAGCCTGTGCGAGGTGGCGACGACCCGGACGGCCCACTTCGCGTCGAACCTCGGCGTGGTGGAGCTGTGCCTGGCCCTCCACAAGGTGTTCGATTTCAGCCGCGACCGCCTCATCTGGGACACCGGTCACCAGATCTATCCCCACAAGCTGATCACCGGCCGGTTCGCACGGTTCGCGACGATCCGCACGCGCGGCGGGCTGATGGGGTATCCCAACCCCGACGAGAGCCCCTACGACTTGTTCATGACCGGTCATGCCGGCTCGAGCGTGTCGACGGCGCTGGGGTTGGCCAGCGGCGACGACCTCTGTGGGCGCGACGACCGGCGGAGCGTGGCGGTGATCGGCGACGGCGCCCTTCCCTCGGGGATCGTCTTCGAGGCGCTCAACAACGCCGGCTTCCTCAAGAAGCGGCTCCTGGTGATCCTCAACGACAACAAGATGTCGATCTGCCCGCGCGTCGGTGCACTGGCGGAGTATCTCGACGTGATTCGTACCAATCCCTGGTACCGCGGGATCAAGCAGCAGGCCGGCGAGATCATCAAAGGCGTGCCGATGGTCGGCGAGTCGATGGAGCGGATGCTGCTCAACGTCAAGGACTCGCTCAAGGCCACGCTCCACGGCGGCATGCTCTTCCAGGCCCTCGGGGTGCGCTATTTCGGCCCCGTCGACGGTCACTCGCTGCCCGGCTTGATCCGCTACCTCCAGCTCGTCAAGGACGAGGAGGGGCCGGTCCTCCTCCACGTCCTCACCGAGAAGGGGCACGGCTTCAAGCCGGCCGCCGACGATCCGGTGTTCTTCCACACGCCGGCGCCGTTCGAATGCGACGACGACGACTGCGTGATCGCGATCAAGAAGTCGACGGCACGGACCTACACCGACGTCGCCAGCGAGTCGATCGCCAAGGCGATGCGCCGCGATCAGACCGTGACGGTGATCACCGCGGCGATGTGCCAGGGGAACAAACTCGAGCCGGTCCGTGCCGAGTTTCCCACGCGGTTCTTCGACGTCGGGATCTGCGAGTCGCACGCCGTCGCCTTCGCGGCCGGGCAGGCCAAGGTCGGCTGCCGGCCGATCGTCGACATCTACAGCACCTTCCTCCAGCGTTCCTACGACCAGATCTTCCAGGAGGTCTGCCTGCAGAACCTGCCCGTCGTGTTCATGCTCGACCGCGCCGGTCTCACCGGTCCCGACGGACCGACCCACCACGGGTCCTACGACCTCGGCTACCTGAGGCTGTTCCCCAACATCACCGTCCTCGCGCCGGGCGACGAACACGACATGACGGCGATGCTCGATTGGGCGCTGACCCAGCCGGGGCCGGTGGCGATCCGCTACCCGAAGGCGGTCGTCGATCACCACCGTGGCGAGCGCGCCCCGATCGCCTCCGCGACCGCCGAGTTCATACGCGGCGGCGGCGACGGGCTGATCGTCGCCTGCGGGACCCTCGTCGGCGCGAGCCTCCAGGCGGCGGCCCTCCTCTCCGAGGAGGGGCTCGACGTCGGCGTCGTCAACGCGCGGTTCGTCAAACCCCTCGATCCGCGCCTCGTCGAGCGGATCGAAGCCGCTCCATGGGTCGTGACGGTCGAGGAAAACGCCCTGCCGACCGGCTTCGGGAGCGCCGTGCTCGAGGCCTGCGCCGATGCCCAGGCCGCCGCACCGCGCGGGGCGTTCGTCCTTCCGCCGGTGGTCCGCCTCGGTCTGCCCGATCGGTTCGTCGAACATGGCGAGCGCGGTGAATTGTTCGCCGAGCTCGGACTCGACGCGGCCGGGATCGCGGCCCGCTGCCGCGCGCTCGCCGGCCGGCAGGCGGCGAGCCTCGCGACGCCGGTCGCGGGCCGTTGA
- a CDS encoding ribosome-binding factor A: protein MASRRSLRRRSSRFPSPEGDDQPSFPRSSAVNRKDLQLCRQVAEALHLLLGDCGDDILRDLHVVQVLPAPDATQLLVIVGAAPGDTPPDPGSVLERLQARSGMLRAGVAAAITRKRAPALLFEYAVPRVAEDHR from the coding sequence ATGGCCAGCCGCCGTTCGCTCCGTCGTCGTTCGTCCCGTTTCCCGTCGCCCGAAGGCGACGACCAGCCGTCGTTCCCCCGTTCCTCCGCCGTCAATCGAAAGGACCTCCAGCTCTGCCGTCAGGTCGCCGAAGCCCTTCATCTCCTTCTCGGCGACTGCGGCGACGACATCCTCCGCGACCTCCACGTCGTCCAAGTGCTTCCCGCCCCCGACGCCACGCAGCTGCTCGTGATCGTCGGCGCGGCACCGGGAGACACGCCTCCCGATCCCGGCAGCGTTCTCGAGCGCCTCCAGGCGCGCTCGGGGATGCTGCGCGCCGGCGTGGCCGCGGCGATCACGCGCAAGCGTGCGCCGGCACTGCTGTTCGAGTACGCCGTGCCCCGGGTCGCGGAGGATCACCGATGA
- the xseB gene encoding exodeoxyribonuclease VII small subunit — MRRRDEPEPGPPPAAEQPPSSTPIAGQEKTAQSTSFEAGLERLARIVDQLEAGELGLVESIDAYERGIVLIRQLHHQLSACEQRVEMLAAADPPARGESGLPAGPDPSAAAGRPAKPDRSATGTTGRAGRTRRLPGMDDSPPGV; from the coding sequence ATGCGACGCCGCGACGAGCCTGAACCCGGCCCCCCTCCGGCGGCCGAACAACCTCCCTCGTCCACGCCGATCGCCGGACAGGAAAAGACGGCGCAGTCGACTTCGTTCGAGGCCGGTCTGGAGCGACTCGCCCGGATCGTCGACCAACTCGAGGCTGGCGAACTGGGGCTGGTGGAGTCGATCGACGCCTACGAGCGGGGGATCGTCCTCATCAGGCAGCTCCACCACCAACTGTCGGCCTGCGAACAGCGCGTCGAAATGCTTGCCGCTGCTGATCCCCCGGCACGTGGCGAGAGCGGTCTGCCAGCCGGTCCCGATCCATCGGCGGCTGCCGGACGACCGGCAAAGCCCGACCGCTCCGCCACGGGGACCACCGGACGTGCGGGGCGGACTCGGCGGCTTCCCGGGATGGACGATTCGCCGCCCGGCGTCTAA
- a CDS encoding FHA domain-containing protein, whose protein sequence is MVGGSSSASSSALQAPSGGSAVSPTSFAAAATGTDAVLDLFVGDRPGPSYPLSTDRPTTIGRSSDADITIADRLVSRLHATIRPDPSGWTIADLGSRNGTRLDGVTITEATLQPGAVIGIGTHSLLFRSPRGRAVLAAPNGWRVRFITPLAELVGSALGAQTGPAEQMTRFLAATRLLGCHGSGDVATTVVELVVANCAVAGAAWLPAAATTESVAAEPAGEVLTGLIEGALRQAIVSCGSVVCLSPERPTASDGGVGDLVCVPVGPGPDGLLAIRATESPLRSSDLDFLAVVASLAAARHDTGPTGAGPADKAAFVAACPDLEITAWERVLIGEAIRRHGGNVGAAARALGLSRATLYRRLGSGPQG, encoded by the coding sequence TTGGTCGGAGGGTCGAGTTCTGCGTCGTCAAGCGCCCTTCAAGCACCCTCCGGGGGCTCGGCCGTGTCGCCGACTTCGTTCGCCGCAGCCGCGACCGGCACCGACGCGGTTCTCGACCTGTTCGTCGGCGACCGGCCGGGACCATCGTATCCGTTGTCCACCGACCGGCCGACCACGATCGGTCGCTCGAGCGACGCCGACATCACGATCGCCGATCGGTTGGTGAGCCGGCTCCACGCCACCATCCGGCCCGATCCCTCGGGATGGACGATCGCCGACCTCGGGAGCCGCAACGGCACACGGCTCGACGGGGTGACGATCACCGAAGCGACGCTCCAGCCGGGGGCCGTGATCGGCATCGGCACCCATTCGCTGCTGTTCCGCTCCCCACGCGGGCGCGCGGTGCTGGCGGCGCCGAACGGCTGGCGCGTGCGTTTCATCACGCCGCTGGCGGAGCTCGTGGGCAGCGCACTCGGCGCGCAAACCGGACCGGCCGAACAGATGACCCGGTTTCTCGCCGCCACCCGGCTGTTGGGCTGCCACGGTTCGGGCGACGTCGCCACGACCGTGGTGGAGCTCGTCGTCGCCAACTGTGCCGTGGCCGGCGCGGCCTGGTTGCCTGCCGCGGCCACCACGGAGTCGGTCGCCGCCGAGCCGGCGGGCGAGGTCCTCACCGGGCTGATCGAGGGAGCCCTGCGTCAGGCGATCGTCTCCTGCGGAAGCGTCGTCTGCCTCTCCCCCGAGCGCCCGACCGCTTCCGATGGCGGAGTCGGGGATCTGGTCTGCGTGCCGGTCGGACCGGGTCCCGACGGGCTGCTCGCCATCCGGGCGACCGAGTCGCCGCTCCGCAGTTCCGATCTCGACTTCCTCGCCGTGGTCGCCTCACTCGCCGCAGCGCGGCACGATACCGGTCCCACCGGGGCCGGGCCGGCCGACAAAGCGGCGTTCGTAGCCGCGTGCCCCGACCTGGAGATCACGGCCTGGGAACGGGTCCTGATCGGTGAAGCCATCCGCCGCCACGGCGGCAATGTCGGTGCCGCCGCCCGTGCGCTCGGACTGAGCCGCGCGACGCTGTACAGACGGCTGGGAAGCGGGCCGCAGGGCTGA
- a CDS encoding TCR/Tet family MFS transporter, with translation MSVKPGSRRFLTRAFSSDTLMAAGGSRPKVSGIPFMPGQSSSTDRAAPAASRAALLVVFLTVFIDLLGFGIVLPVMPRQAEPYLRALGLTDPAIGAVIGILFSTFSLMQFLFSPLWGRLSDRVGRRPLLLLSLAGSVVFYALYALAVTVPSDPVPSRQQAALAIGLMLLSRVGAGIAGASVGTAAAVIADCTTPANRARGMALIGIAFGGGFTLGPLIAYFGLALFQQRPWGVGAIASALSAVALLIAALVFRETRPEGGAGERQRTGLSRMTAVLAMPAVGSLVLVYFLSIVAFANFEATLARLTKAAFGMDDNGNFLVFAFIGLMLLLAGGAYRPLAKRFPEQRMLAAGVGLLVVGLGLLGFIAWWVYRDGNAAGNRWLMTLFYVAAAIAVAGFACVNPSVSALISRQADATRQGEVLGVNQSFASLGRIIGPFLGSVLFGLHPSHVLPYAAAVAVLTGVALLVVRLQTMPDRAATSGG, from the coding sequence ATGTCGGTAAAGCCCGGTTCGAGGCGGTTCTTGACGCGGGCGTTCAGCTCCGACACGCTCATGGCCGCCGGTGGATCACGGCCGAAAGTCAGCGGAATCCCCTTCATGCCCGGGCAGTCTAGCAGCACCGACCGAGCCGCGCCGGCCGCCAGCCGCGCCGCCCTGTTGGTGGTGTTCCTCACCGTGTTCATCGACCTGCTCGGGTTCGGGATCGTGCTCCCGGTGATGCCGCGGCAGGCCGAGCCCTACCTGCGGGCGCTCGGACTGACCGATCCGGCCATCGGGGCGGTGATCGGCATCCTGTTCTCGACCTTTTCCCTGATGCAGTTCCTGTTCAGCCCGCTGTGGGGGCGGTTGTCGGACCGGGTCGGGCGCCGTCCGCTGCTCCTCCTCAGTCTGGCCGGATCGGTCGTTTTCTATGCCCTGTACGCCCTCGCGGTGACGGTCCCCTCCGACCCGGTGCCGTCGCGGCAGCAGGCAGCCCTCGCGATCGGCCTGATGCTCCTGTCGCGGGTCGGAGCCGGGATCGCGGGGGCGAGCGTCGGAACCGCCGCTGCCGTGATCGCCGACTGCACCACGCCCGCCAATCGCGCCCGCGGCATGGCCCTGATCGGGATCGCTTTCGGGGGAGGCTTCACGCTCGGGCCGCTGATCGCGTACTTCGGTTTGGCGCTGTTCCAGCAGCGGCCGTGGGGAGTGGGAGCGATCGCCTCGGCGCTGTCGGCCGTGGCGTTGCTGATTGCGGCGCTCGTGTTCCGTGAGACGCGCCCTGAAGGGGGCGCGGGGGAGCGGCAGCGGACCGGGCTGTCGCGGATGACGGCGGTGCTGGCGATGCCCGCCGTCGGCAGCCTCGTGCTCGTCTACTTCCTCTCGATCGTGGCCTTCGCCAACTTCGAAGCGACGCTGGCGCGACTGACGAAGGCGGCCTTCGGAATGGACGACAACGGCAATTTCCTCGTGTTCGCCTTCATCGGCCTGATGCTCCTCCTCGCGGGGGGCGCCTATCGGCCGCTTGCGAAGAGATTTCCCGAGCAGCGGATGCTCGCAGCCGGTGTCGGCCTGCTGGTGGTCGGGCTCGGCCTCCTCGGATTCATCGCCTGGTGGGTGTACCGCGACGGCAACGCGGCCGGGAACCGGTGGCTGATGACGCTGTTCTACGTCGCTGCCGCGATCGCGGTGGCGGGGTTCGCCTGCGTGAACCCCTCCGTATCGGCGCTGATCTCACGGCAGGCAGACGCGACGCGGCAGGGGGAGGTGCTCGGTGTGAACCAGTCGTTCGCGTCGTTGGGCAGGATCATCGGTCCGTTCCTCGGATCGGTCCTGTTCGGCCTGCACCCGTCGCACGTCCTCCCGTACGCCGCCGCGGTCGCCGTGCTCACGGGCGTGGCGCTGCTCGTCGTGCGGCTGCAGACGATGCCCGACCGTGCGGCCACTTCCGGGGGATGA
- a CDS encoding NAD(+)/NADH kinase, whose amino-acid sequence MPAPRRLEPERPHAGDLAIALVASSASATIATEAERLAAYLVGRGHRAWTATVPRRDPRSGAPERDDAPVLRDADLVIVLGGDGTILHTARWMAYHQVPVLGVNLGTLGFLADHPHGDVESAITAIEAGRFRLVDHMLFECHVRRAGVTIHRELGMNDVSVLAGPPFSMIEIVLNVDGEYATTYRCDGLIVSTPVGSTAYNLSAGGPIVRKDLDAFIFNPLNSHALSNRPVVDSAERIYDLFVPHPNAGSACVVDGQVVTGLEEGDYVAVQRAAPRFTLVETSDRGYYRTLRDKLHWGGGFQATGPRFTRAGPPG is encoded by the coding sequence ATGCCAGCCCCCCGTCGCCTCGAGCCCGAACGCCCCCACGCCGGCGACCTCGCCATCGCCTTGGTGGCCTCCTCGGCCTCGGCCACGATCGCGACCGAGGCCGAGCGGCTGGCGGCATACCTTGTCGGACGGGGCCATCGCGCCTGGACCGCGACCGTGCCGCGGCGCGATCCGCGATCCGGGGCGCCCGAACGCGACGACGCGCCGGTGCTGCGCGATGCCGACCTGGTGATCGTGCTCGGCGGTGACGGCACGATCCTCCACACGGCCCGCTGGATGGCCTACCACCAGGTGCCGGTCCTCGGCGTCAACCTCGGAACGCTGGGATTCCTCGCCGACCACCCTCACGGGGACGTCGAGAGCGCGATCACCGCGATCGAGGCAGGGCGGTTCCGGCTCGTCGATCACATGCTGTTCGAATGCCACGTGCGCCGGGCCGGTGTCACCATCCACCGTGAACTGGGGATGAACGACGTCTCGGTCCTCGCCGGTCCGCCGTTCTCGATGATCGAGATCGTGCTCAACGTCGACGGCGAGTACGCCACGACCTACCGCTGCGACGGGTTGATCGTCAGCACCCCCGTCGGCTCGACGGCCTACAACCTGTCGGCCGGCGGGCCGATCGTGCGGAAGGATCTCGATGCGTTCATCTTCAATCCGCTCAATTCCCACGCCCTGAGCAACAGGCCCGTCGTCGATTCGGCCGAGCGGATCTACGACCTGTTCGTCCCCCACCCGAACGCCGGCTCGGCCTGCGTCGTCGACGGCCAGGTGGTCACGGGGCTGGAGGAGGGCGACTACGTCGCCGTGCAGCGGGCGGCACCGCGGTTCACGCTCGTCGAGACCAGCGATCGCGGCTACTATCGCACGCTGCGCGACAAACTTCATTGGGGTGGAGGGTTCCAGGCGACCGGCCCGCGGTTCACGCGCGCCGGCCCACCGGGATGA
- the xseA gene encoding exodeoxyribonuclease VII large subunit yields the protein MNTVRNTTNRAARLAAGAARSVLLDCPGMKGIPLTFGRDPPAAMSVSELNARVKNRLEPGFTDIWVGGEVSNLVRAVSGHLYLSLKDDDSVVRAVIWRATLPGLALEPVDGLAVVCHGRLEVYAPRGTYQLSIDRLHAVGTGALEARLRQLEARLAAEGLLAEDRKRPLPTAPGRIALVTSPAGAAIADFLETLAARWPACAVVVVPARVQGAGAADEVAAAIARAGRLQPPVEAVAVVRGGGSLEDLWSFNEEAVARAVAACPVPVVSGVGHETDVTLCDLVADVRALTPTDAAVRLSPDRRPLLANLAALEPRLAALISRRIETERVRLDRLACSRALSVPRRLVADRRAAVVAGQERVARAAAVALARAGERLAAATARVEGVSPLRILARGYSVTTVARGVDQTLVLRDVAGLVTGDRLSTRLAQGRVESVVERIIPDDRTDGARCGDTGAR from the coding sequence ATGAACACGGTGAGGAACACCACCAACAGGGCGGCGCGGCTGGCGGCCGGCGCGGCTCGGTCGGTGCTGCTAGACTGCCCGGGCATGAAGGGGATTCCGCTGACTTTCGGCCGTGATCCACCGGCGGCCATGAGCGTGTCGGAGCTGAACGCCCGCGTCAAGAACCGCCTCGAACCGGGCTTTACCGACATCTGGGTCGGTGGCGAGGTCTCCAACCTCGTCCGCGCCGTGTCGGGGCACCTCTACCTTTCGCTGAAGGACGACGATTCGGTGGTCCGCGCCGTCATCTGGCGGGCCACGCTTCCCGGGCTCGCCCTCGAGCCGGTCGACGGGCTGGCGGTGGTCTGCCATGGCCGCCTCGAGGTCTACGCTCCGCGCGGGACGTACCAGCTCTCGATCGATCGCCTCCATGCCGTCGGCACGGGGGCCCTCGAGGCGCGGCTCCGGCAGCTCGAGGCCAGGCTCGCCGCCGAGGGGCTGTTGGCCGAGGACCGGAAACGTCCGCTGCCGACGGCGCCGGGGCGGATCGCGCTGGTCACCAGCCCCGCCGGTGCGGCGATCGCCGACTTCCTCGAAACGCTCGCGGCACGCTGGCCCGCCTGTGCAGTGGTCGTGGTACCGGCGCGGGTCCAGGGCGCCGGAGCCGCCGACGAGGTGGCGGCCGCCATCGCCCGCGCCGGTCGCCTGCAGCCCCCCGTCGAAGCCGTCGCCGTGGTCCGCGGCGGCGGTAGTCTCGAGGACCTGTGGTCGTTCAACGAGGAGGCGGTGGCCCGGGCCGTCGCCGCCTGTCCGGTACCGGTGGTGTCGGGAGTCGGCCACGAAACCGACGTCACGCTCTGCGACTTGGTCGCCGACGTCCGCGCCCTGACGCCGACCGATGCGGCAGTCCGGCTGAGCCCCGACCGCCGTCCGCTGCTCGCCAACCTCGCGGCACTCGAGCCGCGTCTGGCCGCGCTGATCTCCCGACGGATCGAAACGGAGCGCGTCAGGCTCGATCGACTCGCCTGCTCCCGGGCGCTGTCGGTCCCGCGGCGGCTCGTCGCCGATCGCCGGGCGGCCGTGGTCGCCGGGCAGGAGCGCGTCGCCCGTGCCGCCGCCGTGGCACTGGCCCGGGCGGGGGAGCGGCTCGCCGCCGCGACCGCGCGCGTCGAGGGAGTCAGCCCGCTGCGGATCCTCGCGCGCGGGTATTCGGTGACCACCGTCGCACGCGGCGTGGACCAGACGCTGGTGCTCCGCGACGTCGCTGGCCTGGTTACCGGCGACAGGCTGTCGACGCGTTTGGCACAGGGGCGCGTCGAGAGCGTGGTGGAGCGGATCATCCCCGACGACCGAACAGACGGGGCCCGGTGCGGTGACACCGGGGCCCGGTGA
- a CDS encoding polyprenyl synthetase family protein, which yields MPAVGSSSVVAAADPAAELAAVRAFVDPRLDGALATSGDSSPRLAEAMRYALLAPGKRLRPALVLWAAEAVAPDRLSRAAAWEAAAPAAVAVEMIHAYSLVHDDLPAMDDDDLRRGRPTCHRAFDEATAILCGDALQARAFAVLAGGMPATTAARALGVLATAAGPDALVGGQADDLAFERGWQPDLSTATAADQLAWLERVHRRKTGALFRAAVILGGLALEADEPSLALLDEYARHFGLAFQIADDLLDAEGDEATVGKRVGKDAGRGKLTFPTVAGLEPSRRRAADLAASAKTVTATLGTRATALGRLAEWIVARDH from the coding sequence ATGCCAGCGGTCGGATCGTCCTCGGTGGTGGCCGCGGCCGACCCGGCTGCTGAATTGGCGGCCGTCCGCGCGTTCGTCGATCCGCGACTCGACGGTGCACTGGCGACTTCCGGCGACTCGTCGCCCCGGCTTGCAGAGGCGATGCGCTATGCTCTGCTCGCGCCGGGCAAGCGGCTCCGTCCGGCACTCGTGCTGTGGGCCGCCGAGGCGGTCGCGCCCGACCGATTGTCGCGTGCTGCGGCCTGGGAGGCGGCGGCCCCGGCGGCGGTGGCAGTCGAGATGATCCACGCCTACTCGCTGGTCCACGACGATCTCCCGGCGATGGACGACGACGACCTGCGACGGGGCCGCCCGACGTGCCACCGGGCGTTCGACGAGGCGACAGCGATCCTCTGCGGCGATGCCCTCCAAGCGCGGGCATTCGCCGTCCTGGCGGGCGGCATGCCGGCGACGACCGCCGCCCGCGCGCTGGGAGTGCTGGCCACCGCAGCCGGTCCCGACGCGCTCGTCGGAGGGCAGGCCGACGACCTCGCCTTCGAGCGCGGCTGGCAGCCGGATCTGTCGACCGCAACGGCAGCGGACCAACTGGCGTGGCTGGAGCGGGTCCATCGCCGCAAGACCGGGGCGCTGTTCCGGGCCGCGGTGATCCTCGGCGGACTGGCGCTGGAAGCCGACGAGCCCAGCCTCGCGCTGCTCGACGAGTACGCACGCCACTTCGGCCTCGCCTTCCAGATCGCCGACGATCTCCTCGATGCCGAGGGGGACGAGGCAACCGTCGGCAAACGGGTCGGCAAGGACGCGGGACGGGGCAAGCTCACCTTTCCCACCGTCGCCGGACTGGAACCGAGCCGCCGTCGGGCCGCCGACCTCGCCGCTTCGGCAAAAACCGTGACCGCCACCCTCGGCACCCGTGCCACGGCACTCGGTCGGCTGGCGGAGTGGATCGTCGCCCGGGATCATTGA
- a CDS encoding tail-specific protease yields MKTFVATGRHVSGRGRGTTAGLVMVLVVAASAAAQEAARPVTAQKPGPNDRQITLAVRNLLERQHFTRRVIDDEIARRWFTTFLEALDPMKIYFIQSDIDALSQKRESLDDLVKKGDVSFAYEVFKRFLERVDARLPLIERLIDEPHDFTVAETMTIDRDATSWARNETEAESQWRKRIKYDLLVQKMEKTPPEEAKEKLHRRYRSFSKRMHQMTSDELLETYLTALTSSLDPHTTYMSPSTLENFEIQMRLQLDGIGAQLRNEDGFTTVAELVSGGAADRDGRLQKKDRVVGVGQGPDGEIVDVVDLNINEVVKLIRGKRGTIVRLKVIPVGQTAPKIYDITRSKIELTDSEARGELIEAGRKPDGMPFRIGFINLPSFYMDMAGARQGQPEYKSSTRDCKRLIEDFRRQGVDCIVLDLRNNGGGSLPEAISLTGLFINTGTVVQIKDANKVVQQFDDPDPGVVWDGPLVVLASKFSASASEIVAGAIQDYHRGLVIGDESTHGKGTVQGLLDIGRELFQRMPNAPSLGAIKITQQQFYRPGGVSTQLEGVKSDIELPSISNHLPVGESDLDYAITVDKVKPAEFADSGRVTEDIVRTLRERSSARVAASADFRKVADDIARYSKRKSEKTISLVETEFERQWNEGKAAEVEEKAAEEAPGAGRPVVKKDFYFDEAMAVTVDYLQALAGGIASLAQLDLGKQDPVPAPALQ; encoded by the coding sequence GTGAAGACGTTCGTCGCGACGGGCAGGCACGTGAGTGGACGGGGCCGCGGTACGACCGCCGGCTTGGTCATGGTGCTGGTCGTCGCCGCCTCGGCAGCAGCGCAGGAGGCCGCCCGCCCCGTCACCGCCCAGAAGCCGGGGCCGAACGACCGGCAGATCACGCTCGCCGTCCGCAATCTGCTCGAGCGCCAGCATTTCACCCGCCGGGTGATCGACGACGAGATCGCCCGGCGCTGGTTCACGACGTTCCTCGAAGCGCTCGACCCGATGAAGATCTACTTCATCCAGAGCGACATCGACGCCCTCTCGCAGAAGCGCGAGAGCCTCGACGACCTCGTCAAGAAGGGTGACGTCTCGTTTGCCTACGAGGTCTTCAAGCGGTTCCTCGAACGTGTCGATGCGCGGCTGCCGTTGATCGAGCGCCTGATCGACGAGCCGCACGACTTCACCGTCGCCGAGACGATGACGATCGACCGCGATGCGACGTCGTGGGCGAGGAACGAGACCGAGGCCGAGAGCCAATGGCGCAAGCGGATCAAGTACGACCTGCTGGTGCAGAAGATGGAGAAGACCCCGCCCGAGGAGGCCAAGGAAAAGCTCCACAGGCGCTACCGGAGCTTCTCGAAGCGGATGCACCAGATGACGTCTGACGAGCTGCTCGAGACCTACCTGACGGCGTTGACCAGCAGCCTCGACCCGCACACCACGTACATGTCGCCGTCGACACTCGAGAACTTCGAGATCCAGATGCGGCTCCAGCTCGACGGCATCGGTGCCCAGCTGCGGAACGAGGACGGATTCACGACGGTGGCCGAACTGGTCTCGGGCGGCGCGGCAGACCGAGACGGCCGGCTGCAGAAGAAGGACCGGGTGGTCGGCGTGGGGCAGGGGCCGGACGGTGAGATCGTCGACGTCGTCGATCTCAACATCAACGAGGTCGTCAAGCTGATCCGCGGCAAGCGCGGGACGATCGTGCGGCTGAAGGTGATCCCCGTCGGACAGACGGCACCGAAGATCTACGACATCACGCGGTCGAAGATCGAGCTCACCGACAGCGAAGCCCGCGGCGAATTGATCGAGGCCGGCCGGAAGCCCGACGGAATGCCGTTCCGGATCGGGTTCATCAACCTGCCGAGTTTCTACATGGACATGGCTGGTGCCCGGCAGGGGCAACCCGAGTACAAGAGCAGTACGCGCGATTGCAAGCGGCTGATCGAGGACTTCCGGCGCCAGGGGGTGGATTGCATCGTCCTCGACCTGCGCAACAACGGGGGTGGTTCGCTCCCCGAGGCGATCTCCCTCACCGGACTGTTCATCAACACCGGCACCGTCGTCCAGATCAAGGATGCCAACAAGGTCGTCCAGCAGTTCGATGATCCCGATCCCGGCGTCGTCTGGGACGGGCCGCTCGTGGTGCTCGCCAGCAAGTTCAGCGCCAGCGCCAGCGAGATCGTCGCCGGTGCCATCCAGGACTACCACCGGGGGCTCGTCATCGGTGACGAGTCGACCCATGGCAAGGGGACCGTCCAGGGGCTTCTCGACATCGGTCGCGAATTGTTCCAGCGGATGCCCAACGCCCCGTCCCTGGGGGCGATCAAGATCACCCAGCAGCAGTTCTACCGGCCGGGTGGGGTGAGCACCCAGCTCGAGGGCGTGAAGAGCGACATCGAATTGCCCAGCATCAGCAATCATCTGCCGGTCGGTGAATCCGATCTCGACTACGCGATCACCGTCGACAAGGTCAAACCAGCCGAGTTCGCCGACAGCGGCCGGGTGACGGAAGACATCGTGCGGACGCTGCGCGAGCGCTCGTCGGCCCGCGTCGCGGCCAGCGCCGACTTCCGCAAGGTCGCCGACGACATCGCCCGGTACTCGAAGCGGAAGAGCGAGAAGACGATCTCGCTGGTCGAGACCGAGTTCGAGCGGCAGTGGAACGAGGGGAAGGCCGCAGAGGTCGAGGAAAAGGCCGCCGAAGAGGCGCCCGGTGCGGGGCGTCCGGTCGTCAAGAAGGACTTCTATTTCGACGAAGCGATGGCGGTCACCGTCGATTACCTGCAGGCCCTCGCCGGCGGAATCGCGAGCCTCGCCCAACTCGATCTCGGCAAGCAGGATCCCGTGCCGGCGCCGGCCCTGCAGTGA